In Streptomyces sp. NBC_00344, the genomic window ACCTCGCCCTGGAACTCGTCCGGGTGACCGAGGCCGCCGCTATGGCCGCAGGCCGCTGGGTGGGACGCGGTGACAAGATCGGCGCGGACGGCGCCGCGGTCAACGCGATGCGCACGCTCGTCTCCACCGTCTCGATGAACGGCATCGTCGTCATCGGCGAGGGCGAGAAGGACGAAGCCCCGATGCTCTTCAACGGGGAGCACATCGGTGACGGCACCGGCGCCGAGGTCGACATCGCCGTCGACCCGATCGACGGCACCACGCTCAACGCCAAGGGCATGCCCAACGCCATCGCCGTACTGGCGGCGGCCGACCGAGGCTCCATGTTCGACCCGTCCGCGGTCTTCTACATGGACAAACTGGTCACCGGACCGGAGGCCGCCGACTTCGTCGACATCAACGCCCCGGTCTCCGTCAACATCCGGCGGGTCGCCAAGGCGAAGCACTCCTCGCCCGAGGACGTGACGGTCGTCATCCTCGACCGCCCCCGTCACGAGGGCATCGTCAAGGAGATCCGGGAGACCGGCGCACGGATCAAGTTCATCTCCGACGGCGATGTGGCCGGCTCCATCATGGCCGTCCGGGAAGGCACCGGCGTCGATCTGCTGATGGGCATCGGCGGTACGCCCGAGGGCATCATCAGCGCCTGCGCGATCAAGTGCCTCGGCGGCACCATCCAGGGCAAGCTCTGGCCGAAGGACGACGCTGAGCGGCAGCGCGCGATCGACGCGGGCCACGACCTGGACCGGGTGCTCTCCACGACCGATCTGGTCAGCGGCGACAACGTGTTCTTCGTCGCCACCGGCATCACCGACGGCGAGCTGCTGCGCGGTGTGCGCTACCGGGCCGAGACCGCGACGACGCAGTCCCTCGTCATGCGTTCCAAGTCCGGCACGATCCGTCAGATCGACTCGACGCACCGCCTTTCGAAGCTGCGCGCCTACAGCGCGGTGGACTTCGACCGCGCCAAGTAGCGCCGGTCACCGCAGGCAGACCCGTACGGCCGATGGCGTCCGTACGCAGGAGAAGGGGTGCCCCCCGCGTGCGGCCGGGAGCACCCCTTCTCCGCGTGTTCAGCCCGCCTGGGCCATCGGATCCGGGACCGCGCTCCTGAGCTCGGCCTCGCGCCGCCTGCGCCGGGCGAGCACCACTCGGCGCTCGGCCGCGGTCAGCCCGCCCCACACGCCGTAGGGCTCGGGCTGCAGCAGTGCGTGCTCCCGGCATTCGACCATCACCGGACAGCGGGCGCAGACCCGCTTCGCGGCCTCCTCACGGGCGAGCCGAGCGGCGGTCGGCTCCTTCGAGGGGGCGAAGAAGAGTCCCGCCTCGTCCCGGCGGCACACCGCCTCAGAATGCCAAGGCCCTGCCTCGTCCTCCCGAGGACCGCGCTGCGCCGGAACGGCAGCTACCTGCAAGGACTGATGCGGCGGATGCAGCACGGTCTACTCCTGACGACGGCTTCGCGAGCGAGAGACGATGCAGGGCTCCCTACCCGCTGTGCGCGCGCCTATGCACTGAGTTCCGAAGCACGCACAATTCCGGTGCCGCCGTAAAGACCGCGGCGAACCGTCGCCGGACGGCCTTCAGGACAGGTGTTTGCGCAGCTTGTCCTGGATGCGGTCGTGGAGGTCGGCGATCAGCTTCCCGCGCTTCGGCCTGGCCTCGATGCTGCCGAACACCGCGCTTCCGTTGACCACGACGACCGGCGCCTGCGGATTCTCCGACTCCAGCGTGACCACCCCGAACGTACCGAAGATTCCGGTGCCGCTGCCGCGGAGCGTGATGTTCTCGGGGACACGGATGTCGACGCTGCCGAAGATCGCGGTGGCGTTGATGACCGTGAGCCGCTGCTCGAACAGCGCCTCGGTGAGATCGATCTCCACGCTGCCGAAGAGCGAGAACGCGTTGGTCCTCCGGCCGATCCGCCACCGGCCCTTGCGCGTGGAACTGGAGAAGATCGCCACCAGGTTCTCAGCCGTCACCGGGGTGTCCGGGTCGTCCGCGGCCGGTGCGTACACGCCCGCCGCGGGCTCCCGGCGGGCACCGGCCGCCGGCAGGTCCTGGACCAGCGGCTCCAGCTCGGCGAGGGTCTTGGCCCGGTAGACCGACTCGATCCGCTCCGCATGCTCGTCGGAGTCCAGGCGGCCCTCGGCCAGGGCATCCCTGAGGATGTCCGCGATCCGGTCGCGGTCGGCGTCGGAAGCGCGGATACCGACGGGCGGCGGCGGTTGCTGGGGGTGCTTTTCGAGGTCCACCGGCCCAGCGTACCCAAACGCGATAGATCGCGACTAGCAGGATGCCGAAGAACTTGGCCGCGCGCCCGGCCGGCCCCCTGGCGTCCTGCCGGAACGCGTCCGGCACACGGTCACAGGAATCGCCGGAGGGCCATCACGGGGGTCGCAGCGGAATTCCGCCGGGCACGCCGCCCGGCGGGCCCGGCCGCGAACTGAGCCCTACCTCACAACCGCCGCGTCTCCCGGGGGTTCTACGCTGGTGGACGCTGTGCCAATGGAGGCCAGCCCGCGTCTGCCGAGTGAGGAATGGCCGTCATGCCAGAGTTTGCGTACTCCGATCTGCTCCCTGTGGGAGCGGACACCACGCCGTACCGGCTGGTGACAGCCGAGGGCGTCTCCACCTTCGAGGCCGACGGGCGTACGTTCCTCAAGGTCGAGCCCGAGGCGCTGCGCACGCTCGCCGCCGAGGCCATGCACGACATCTCGCACTACCTGCGTCCGGCCCACCTCACCCAGCTGCGGAAGATCGTCGACGACCCCGAGGCGTCGTCGAACGACAAGTTCGTCGCGCTGGACCTGCTGAAGAACGCCAACATCGCGGCCGCCGGTGTGCTCCCCATGTGCCAGGACACCGGCACGGCGATCGTCATGGGCAAGCGCGGCCAGAACGTGCTCACGTCGGGCGGCGACGAGGAGGCCCTGTCGCACGGCATCTTCGACGCGTACACCAAGCTCAATCTGCGCTACTCGCAGATGGCTCCGCTCACCATGTGGGAGGAGAAGAACACCGGCTCGAACCTGCCCGCGCAGATCGAGCTGTACGCCACCGACGGCGGCGCGTACAAGTTCCTCTTCATGGCCAAGGGCGGCGGCTCGGCCAACAAGTCGTTCCTCTACCAGGAGACCAAGGCCGTCCTCAACGAGGCGTCCATGATGAAGTTCCTCGAGGAGAAGATCCGTTCGCTCGGCACGGCCGCGTGCCCGCCTTATCACCTGGCCATCACGGTGGGCGGCACCTCGGCCGAGTTCGCGCTGAAGACCGCGAAGTACGCCTCCGCGCACTACCTCGACGAGCTTCCGACCGAAGGTTCCCCGACCGGGCACGGCTTCCGCGACACGGATCTCGAGCAGAAGGTCTTCGAACTGACACAGAAGATCGGCATCGGCGCGCAGTTCGGCGGCAAGTACTTCTGCCACGACGTGCGGGTGGTCCGGCTGCCGCGGCACGGCGCGTCGCTGCCCGTCGCCATCGCCGTCTCCTGCTCGGCCGACCGCCAGGCCGTCGCGAAGATCACCGCGGAGGGTGTCTTCCTCGAACAGCTGGAGACCGACCCGGCGCGCTTCCTCCCCGACACCACCGACGCGCATCTGGACGCCGGGGGCGACGTCGTCGAGATCGACCTCAACCGCCCGATGGACGACGTTCTCGCCGAGCTGACCAAGTACCCGGTCAAGACCCGTCTCTCGCTCACCGGCCCCCTGGTCGTGGCCCGCGACATCGCCCACGCCAAGATCAAGGAGCGGCTGGACGCAGGCGAGGAGATGCCGCAGTACCTGAAGGACCACCCGGTCTACTACGCGGGCCCGGCCAAGACCCCGGAGGGTTACGCCTCGGGTTCGTTCGGCCCGACCACCGCAGGGCGGATGGACTCCTACGTGGCGCAGTTCCAGGCCTCGGGCGGCTCCAAGGTGATGCTGGCCAAGGGCAACCGCTCGCAGCAGGTCACCGATGCCTGCGGTGCGCACGGCGGCTTCTACCTCGGCTCGATCGGCGGCCCCGCCGCCCGTCTCGCCCAGGACTGCATCAAGAAGGTCGAGGTGCTGGAGTACGAGGAGCTCGGCATGGAGGCCGTCTGGAAGATCGAGGTGGAGGACTTCCCCGCGTTCATCGTCGTCGACGACAAGGGCAACGACTTCTTCCAGGCCCCGGCCGAGTCGCCGACCATCCTGAACATCCCGGTACGCGCGCCCGGCCAGGCATAGGCCCTGTCTGAGCAGTCCGGACCCGCGACACCCAGCCGGTGCCGCGCTCCCGGGCGGAGGACCCGCACCGCCGCACGCCGGATGTGTGATCTTCCGCCCGGGACCGGGAACACCCTCCTTCAGGACGTTGCTGTCCGATGAGGAGGTACGACGATGACTGAGCGGTACCGGACCGAGCACGACTCCATGGGCGAGGTGCGCGTCCCGGCGGACGCCAAGTGGCGTGCCCAGACGCAGCGCGCGGTGGAGAACTTCCCCGTCTCCGGCCAGCGGCTGGAGCGGGCACACATCGAGGCACTGGCCCGGATCAAGGCCGCGGCCGCCAAGGTCAACGCCGAGCTCGGGGTCATCGACAAGGACATCGCGCAGGCGGTCCAGGAGGCGGCCGGCGAGGTCGCGGACGGCCGCTGGGACGCGGAGTTCCCCGTCGACGTGTTCCAGACCGGGTCAGGCACGTCCTCCAACATGAACATGAACGAGGTCGTCGCCACTCTCGCCACCGAGCGGCTCGGCCGCGACGTGCACCCCAACGACCATGTCAACGCCTCGCAGTCGTCGAACGACGTCTTCCCTTCGTCGATCCACATCGCGGCGACGGCGGCGGTGACCGCCGATCTCATTCCGGCCCTGGACCATCTCGCGGCCTCACTCGAGCGCAAGGCCGAGGAGTTCGCCGGGGTGGTCAAGTCCGGTCGTACGCACCTGATGGACGCGACACCGGTGACCCTGGGCCAGGAGTTCGGAGGCTACGCCGCACAGATCCGCTACGGCGTCGAAAGGCTCCGGGCCTCCCTCCCCCGCCTCGCCGAACTCCCGCTCGGCGGTACGGCGGTGGGCACCGGGATCAACACCCCGCCGGGCTTCTCGGCCGCGGTCATCGAGGAGGTGGCCCGGGCGACCGGGCTGCCGCTGACCGAGGCCCGTAACCACTTCGAGGCGCAGAGCGCGAGGGACGGCATCGTCGAGACCTCCGGCCAGCTCAGGACCATCGGCGCCGGTCTCACCAAGATTTCCAACGATCTCCGGTGGATGGCGTCCGGCCCCAGGACCGGTCTTGCCGAGATCTCCCTGCCGGATCTGCAGCCGGGTTCCTCGATCATGCCGGGCAAGGTCAATCCGGTGATCCCGGAGGCGGTACTGATGGTGGCCGCTCAGGTCACCGGCAACGACGCGACGGTGGCCGCGGCCGGCGCCGCGGGCAACTTCGAGCTCAATGTGATGCTGCCGGTGATCGCCAAGAACGTGCTGGAGTCGGTGCGCCTGCTCGCGAACGTCTCCCGGCTGCTGGCCGACCGCACGGTCGACGGCATCATCGCCCACGTCGAGCGGGCCCGGGAGTACGCGGAGTCCTCGCCCTCGGTCGTCACGCCGCTGAACAAGTACATCGGGTACGAGGAGGCCGCGAAGGTGGCGAAGCGCGCCATCGCCGAGCGGAAGACGATCCGGGAGGCCGTGGTCGAGGGAGGTTATGTGGCCCGGGGTGACCTCACGGAGGCCCAACTCGACGCGGCGCTCGACGTGCTGGGGATGACCCGGCCGTAGCGGGCGGGCGCCCCCGGTGGAGGTTCCGGCGGCCGGCCGGTGACGCGGATCGCTGCGGAACCCGGCCGGTGCTCCTAAGATCTCCGCATGACAGGTGCAGGAGGAACACATCACTGGACGCCCGGAGACCATATTCTCTGGCGCTATCGCGGCAACGCGTCCGACACCCTGCACATCTGCCGCCCGGTGACCGTCGTGCAGGACACCGCCGATCTGCTCGCCGTCTGGGTCGCCCCCGGCACCGAGTGCGTGAAGCCGGCCCTCGCCGACGGGACACCCGTGCACCAGGAACCGCTCGCCACCCGGTACACCAAGCCGCGCACCATCGTGCGCGAGGAGTGGTGGGGCACCGGGGTGCTGAAGCTTGCGCGCCCGGGGGAGCCGTGGTCGGTGTGGTTGTGGTGGGAGCGGGGCTGGCGCTTCAAGAGCTGGTACGTGAATCTGGAGGAGCCGTATCTGCGGTGGTCGGGCGGAATCGACTCGGAGGACCATTTCCTCGACATCTCGGTTTTCCCCGACCGCAGTTGGGAGTGGCTCGACGAGGACGAGTTCGCGCAGGCCCAGCGGGTGGGCCTGATGGGCGCCGCGCAGGCGCGGCGGGTGCGGCGGGCCGGCAGGGCCGCGGTCGAGCTCATCGAGGCCTGGGGGTCGCCGTTCTCCGACGGCTGGGAGGACTGGCGGCCGGACCCGGCATGGACCGTGCCCGCACTTCCGGCCGACTGGGACCGCACGCCCGCGCGCATGCCGTCGTGAGACCCTTGATGCGCCCCGGGGGTTCAAACGTAGGATCGTCCTCCGCAAGACTGCGCCCTACAACCATCCAATTCAGCAGATGACCTGACCGAATGTCACTACAGGGGGGTGCAGCCATGACAGCGGGTATACGACCCCTTGAAACGGTTGCATCGCACACCTGCCCCGGACGGACGGAATCCCTCGCGTGACGGAGCACACCACCTCCCACGAAGGCCGGCAGCCCACCGCTGCAAGGCCGCACGATCACACCCGCCCCCGGCAGCAGGACGCGGATGTGGCGGCCGCAGGTGCCATCCCGGCGCCTCCACCGACACCACCCGCCTCTCCCGCACGCAGCGAGGGCGACAGACTCCGGTTCGTGGGTGCGGCCACCCGCCGTATCGCCCGCGGCATGGACCTCGACGAGATCGTGCTGGGGCTGTGCAGGGCGACCGTCCCGACGTTCTCCGACGCGATACTCGTCTTCCTCCGAGACCCGCTGCCGGTGGGCGACGAGCGGCCGGCCGTGCCGTTCGTGCTGCGGCTGCGCCGTACCGACCGGCTGCGTTTAGTCGACGAGGAAGAGACCGACGAACCGCTGGAGCCACTCGCCGCCGAGCTGTGCGAAGTACGGTCCGGGGGCGCCCTCGCCGAGGTGCTGCGGGGTGTACGCCCGGTCTTCGGGGACTCCGCTGCCGCTCGCGCCGCGCTGCCCGAGCTGCTGGGACCGGACAGGACCGTGCCCAACGGGCACCGTACGATCCTTGCCCCGCTCCGGGGCAGACGCCGGGTGATCGGAGCCGCGGTGTTCGTCCGCCGCCCCGACAGGCCCGCCTTCGAAGCCAACGACCTGCTGGTAGCGGCGCAGTTGGCGACCCACACGGCTCTCGGCATCGACAAGGCCATGCTGTACGGGCGTGAGGCCTATATCGCCGACGAACTACAGCGCACCATGCTGCCCGACTCGCTTCCCCAGCCGACCGGCGTCAAGCTCGCGTCCCGTTATCTGCCCGCCGCCGAGACGGCCCGGGTGGGCGGCGACTGGTACGACGCCATCCCGCTGCCCGGCAGCCGGGTGGCGCTGGTGGTGGGCGATGTGATGGGGCACTCCATGACATCGGCCGCGATCATGGGCCAGCTCCGGACGACGGCCCAGACCCTGGCCCAGCTGGACCTGCCCCCCGCGGAGGTGCTGCACCATCTCGACGAGCAGGCCCAGCGCCTCGGCTCGGACCGGATGGCGACCTGCCTGTACGCCGTGTACGACCCGGTGGCCCACCGGATCACCATCGCCAATGCCGGCCATCCGCCACCGGTGCTGCTGCATCTGGGCGGCCGTGCGGAGGTGCTCCGGGTACCGCCGGGTGCTCCGATCGGCGTGGGCGGCGTGGACTTCGAGGCGGTCGAGCTGGACGCCCCGGCCGGTGCGACCCTGCTGCTCTACACGGACGGTCTCGTGGAGTCCCGGCTGCGTGATGTCTGGACCGGCATCGAGCAGCTGCGGGAGCGGCTCGCCACGACCGCGGGGCTGACCGGGCCCGACCACTCGCCGCCGCTGGAGGCGCTCTGCGACGACGTGCTCGACATGCTCGGCCCCGGTGACAGGGACGACGACATCGCGCTGCTCGCCGCCCGTTTCGACGGGATCGCGCCGAGTGATGTGGCGTACTGGTTCCTGGATCCGGAGGAGCAGGCCCCGGGACGAGCCCGGCGGCTGGTGCGCAGAGCACTGGAGCGCTGGGGCCTGGACGACCTGTCCGACTCGGTGGAGCTGCTGGTCAGTGAGGTGGTGACCAATGCGGTGCGCTACGCCGAGCGCCCGGTGACGCTGCGGTTGCTCCGTACGGACGTCCTGCGGTGCGAGGTGGGCGACGACTCCCCGCAGCTGCCGCGGCAGCGCAGAGCCAGGGACACCGACGAGGGCGGTCGCGGTCTGTTCCTGGTGAACCGGCTGGCCAGACGGTGGGGCGCGACCCGGCTCTCCACCGGCAAGGTGGTCTGGTTCGAGATCGCGGCGCCACAGCGCTGAGCGCTCTGCCGCCCCGGTGGGCCCGCAGTTCCCGTGCGGGCCCACCGCCGTGTCCGGGACCCTGGAGCCGGGCCGGGCCCGAACGACGTCCAGCTGTTGCCGACCCTGTGTGGGAAGGGTTCACTGGGGCACGCGGACGAAGCGACCTCAACCCCCTCAAACGATGGGAGGACGCTCGTGAGTGAGGCATCCAAGAAGGCCCCGTACACCACGACCAACACCGGCATCCCGGTAGAGAGCGACGAACACTCGCTCACCGTCGGCCCCGACGGTCCGATCCTGCTCCAGGATCACTACAACATCGAGAAGATGGCCCAGTTCAACCGGGAGCGGGTCCCCGAGCGTGTGGTGCACGCCAAGGGCGCGGGTGCGTACGGCACCTTCGAAGTGACGAACGACGTGAGCCAGTTCACCAAGGCCGATCTCTTCCAGCCGGGCAAGCGCACCGAGATGCTGGCCCGCTTCTCGACGGTCGCCGGCGAGCTGGGCTCACCCGACACCTGGCGTGACCCCCGCGGTTTCGCGCTGAAGTTCTACACGGAGCAGGGCAACTACGACATGGTCGGCAACAACACGCCGGTCTTCTTCGTACGCGACACGATCAAGTTCCAGGACTTCATCCGCTCACAGAAGCGCCATCCGGCCACCGGACTGCGCAGCAACGACATGCAGTGGGACTTCTGGACCCTCTCGCCGGAGTCGGCGCATCAGGTGACCTGGCTGATGGGTGACCGGGGCATCCCCAAATCCTTCCGCCACATGAACGGCTACAGCTCGCACACCTATATGTGGGTGAACGCGGGCGGTGAACGTTTCTGGGTCAAATACCACTTCAAGACCGACCAGGGAATCGACTACCTCACGCAGTCCGACGCGGACGCGATGGCGGGTTCGGACGCGGACCATCACCGCAGGGATCTGTACGAGTCGATCGAGAACGGGAACGCGCCGACATGGTCCCTCAAGGTCCAGGTCATGCCGTTCGAGGATGCGCCCGGCTACCGCTTCAACCCGTTCGACCTGACGAAGGTGTGGCCGCACGCGGACTACCCACTGATCGACGTCGGCCGGATGACCCTGAACAAGAATCCGGACAACTTCTTCATCCACATCGAACAGGCCGCTTTCGAGCCGTCGAACATGGTGCCCGGCATCGGCCCCTCCCCGGACAAGATGCTGCTGGGCCGGCTCTTCTCGTACCCGGACACGCACCGCTACCGGATCGGGCCGAACTACGCTCAGCTGCCGCCCAACCGGCCGCACTCCCCGGTGAACTCGTACTCCAAGGACGGTCCGATGCGTTACGTCGCGTCGAACGCCGCCATGCCGTACGCGCCGAACTCCTACGGCGGTCCGGCGGCCGACACGGAACGCTTCGGAGACCCCGCCGGGTGGGAGACGTCCGGCGAGATGGTGCGCGAGGCGTACAAACTGCACCGTGAGGACGACGACTGGGGCCAGGCGGGCACCATGGTGCGCAAGGTGCTGGACGACGCCGCGCGGGCGCGGCTCGTCGACAATGTCTCCGGCCACCTCCTCCAGGGCGTGTCCGCCCCGGTGCTGGACCGGGCGATCCAGTACTGGCGCAACATCGACAAGGACACCGGCGACCGGATCGCGGCCAAGGCCAAGCCGAACGGCTGACCGCACGGTGTGCACGACGGGGGCCCGCGGCATTCGCCGCGGGCCCCCCGTCCGTGTCACTGCAGGTTCTGGTCGTCGTTCCCGCCGACACCGGTGTCGGTGCCACCACCGCCGTTGGCGGTTCCGGTACCGGCGTCGGTGCCACCGCCGTTCGCGGTACCCGTCCCGGCATTGGCCCCACCGCCGTTGGCGGTACCCGTCCCGGCATTGGTGCCACCGCCGTTCGCGGTGCCCGTCCCGGCATTGGTGCCACCGCCGTTCGCGGTACCCGTCCCGGCATTGGCCCCACCGCCGTTCGCGGTACCCGTCCCCGCGTTGGCCCCACCGCCGTTCGCGGTGCCCTTACCGGTGTCGCTCGGGTCGGGGTCCGGCGAATCCGACGGCGACTTGGAAGGCGAATTCGACGGGCTGATCGTCGGGCTCGGGGACGAGGTGGCAGACGGGATCTCCGTCGGGGCGACCGCGGCACCCTGGTCGGTGTCCAGGTCGAACTTGCTGGGCGTCATGTCCAGGCCGAAGGTGTACGCCGCCCAGATCTGCGCCGGGAAGCCGGCGCCGTTGATACGGCCGGTGGGGCTGCCGGCCGCCCCGCTCATGGTGACCTGCGCCCCCTTGAGGATCGTCTTGCCGTCCACCGTGTGCTTCTTGGACGCCTCACCGAACAGGCCGACCGAGGTCACCAGGTTCGGGGTGTAGCCGGTGAACCAGGCGGACTTGTTGTTGTCCGACGTACCGGTCTTGCCCGCGACCTTCTGCTCCTTGTTCCGTACGGCGGTACCCGTACCGTTCTGGACCACGCCGGTCAGCACCGAGGTCACCGCGTCAGCCGTCTGCCGGCTCACCACCTGGTCGCCGATCGCCTTCTGCGGTGCGACCGGCGCGTGCCTCGCATTGGTCGCCGACTTCACGATCGTCGGCGTGACCTTCTTGCCGTGGTTGTCGAAGGTCGCGTAGATGCCGGCCATCTCCATCGGACTCGCTCCGTAGGAACCGAGCGTCATGGCGGGCACCGCCTGCGCCGACTTCATGGAGCTCATCCCGAGGTCGAGACCCAGCTTCCTGATCTTGTCGAGGCCGACGTCCTCACCCATCTGCGCGAACACCGAGTTCACGGAGTCGTTCATGGCCTTCTGCACCTTGACGGAGCCATAGCTGACGTTGTCCTCGTTCGGCGGTGCGAACCCCACCTTGTTGCCGTTGGCGTCGACCACCGGGCGTTTGCTGGTGCCGTCGTAATAGGTGTCAGCGGTGATCAGCTTGCCGTCCTGAGTCTTGGCCCCGGACTCTATGGCGGCCGCGAGAATCAGCGGCTTGAAGGTCGACGCCGGCTGGTAGTCGGTGCGCTTGGCGTTGCTGTACTCGTGCTTGTAGTAGTCCTTGCCGCCGTACATCGCGAGGATCCTGCCGGTGTGCGGGTCCACCGAGACGGCGCCCGCCTGGAGGTCGGCGTCGACCGGACGCGTCTTGGGTGTCAGCTTGTCGGTCAGCTGCTGCTTGAGCGTCTTCTCGAGCGCGGCCTGCTTCTTCGGGTCGATGTTGAGCGTGACCGTCCAGCCACCGGCGTCGATATCCGCTTCGTCGATGCCCTGCGCCATCAGCTCCTGCTTGGCGGCCTTGACCAGATAGCCCGTCTGACCCTGCAGGCCGGCTTCCGGCTTGGGCTTCTGCGGATACGGGAACTTCTGCGCGGCGCGATCCGACTGGCTGATCCAGTTCATCTCGGCCATGTTGTTGAGGGTGTACGCCCAGCGGTTCTTCACCAGCCGCTGGCCCTCCGGGGTCGCCGATGACCAGTCGTACTGGCTCGGTGCCTGGAGCAGCGACGCGAGATAGGCGCCCTGAGAGACGTTCAGCTTCTTGGCGTCGATCCCGTAGTACGCCTGCGAGGCGGCCTGGATGCCGAAAGCCTGACGCCCGAAGTAAGCGGTGTTGATGTAACCCTCGAGGATCTGGTCCTTGGACTGCTTCTGGTCGAGCTTGAGGGAGATCACCAGCTCGTTGAGCTTACGGGTCACCGTCTGGTCGGACGTGAGGTAGTAGTTCTTGACGTACTGCTGGGTGATGGTCGAGCCACCCTGCTTACGGCCCCTGAGGGTGCTGTAGAGCCCGCGGGCCGTGCCCTTGAAGTCGACGCCGTGGTCCTTGTAGAAGGTCTTGTTCTCCGCGGCCACGAAGGTGTGCTGGACGTCCAGCGGCACGTCGGCGATCGGGACCTTCTCGCGGTTGACCTTGCCGGTGCGGGCCAGCACCTTGCCGTTGCTGAGCTTGTAGACGTTGCTCTGCAGGTCGGCGTCGGCGTTCGCCGTCGGCACGTCGACGTACAGGTAAAGCGCGAAGAACGCGCCCATCGCCAGCAGGCAGAGCCCGAAGAACGTGCCCAGCATCTTCTTCCAGGTGAAGAGCCGGCGTATGCCGCCGCCCTTACTGGTCTTGGCCCGGCGCGCCCCGCGCTGCCGGGCCCGTCGCTCATCCGCTCGGCCCATCGCTCTGTGACTCCGCCTTCTACTCACCCAGGTCAGCTGACGAAAGCTAACACCGCACCTTTGGACACAGGACGCCACACCGGTGCTTTGTCTTGGTGACAATCAGCACCCGTCTCTCAGGAGACGACGCCCAGGAGCCTTGCAAGGTTGCCGTATCCGGCCGATCTTTCCTACACATCTCGTCGAATTAGGGCGAATTCGACACTAATGTCACGACCATTTTTTACTATGCGCACTTGGTATACACAGGAGGTATACCGGGTGCGTATAGTCGTCGACATGCCATCCCCGCCTTCGTTGCTCAGCGCAACCGGCCTCCACACGACCTACGGTCCGACCCCGGAACTGGCCGGAGCGGACTTCGCCATATCCTCCGGCGAGACCTACTCCGACCGCGAGATCGTCGTGCGCGACGGCAGGTCCCGCGACCTGGAGCACATCGGATGAGCTGGACCCGGGATCTCACGATGGGGGCGAAGTTCGCCCTCGGCGGTGGCCGTGAGGGCTGGACCCGCACCCTGCTCACCGCGGTGGGGGTGGCCCTGGGAGTGACGCTGCTGCTCACCGCGTCCTCCGTCCCGCATCTGATCAGTCTGCAGGCGGCACGGGGCCAGGCACGCACCGTGGCCGATCCCGACCGCTCCGCCCCGCCGCCGCGCAGTGGCACCACGCTGCTGTACGGCCACGCCGAGAGCGACTTCCACGACGCCACCGTCGACGGCGGTCTGCTGCGTCCGGACGGCGCCCACCCGGTCACCCCGCCCGGTGTCGACCGGATTCCGGCGCCCGGCCGGATGCTCGTCTCCCCTGCGCTGAAGGACCTCCTCGGATCCGACGGGGGGAGACTGCTCCGTGAGCGCCTTCCCTACCGCATCGCCGGAACCATCGGGCAGGCCGGGCTGAGCAACCCCGGCGAGCTGTACTTCTACGCGGGCAGCTCCACCCTCACCACGCACACCGGGGC contains:
- a CDS encoding ATP-binding SpoIIE family protein phosphatase; translated protein: MTEHTTSHEGRQPTAARPHDHTRPRQQDADVAAAGAIPAPPPTPPASPARSEGDRLRFVGAATRRIARGMDLDEIVLGLCRATVPTFSDAILVFLRDPLPVGDERPAVPFVLRLRRTDRLRLVDEEETDEPLEPLAAELCEVRSGGALAEVLRGVRPVFGDSAAARAALPELLGPDRTVPNGHRTILAPLRGRRRVIGAAVFVRRPDRPAFEANDLLVAAQLATHTALGIDKAMLYGREAYIADELQRTMLPDSLPQPTGVKLASRYLPAAETARVGGDWYDAIPLPGSRVALVVGDVMGHSMTSAAIMGQLRTTAQTLAQLDLPPAEVLHHLDEQAQRLGSDRMATCLYAVYDPVAHRITIANAGHPPPVLLHLGGRAEVLRVPPGAPIGVGGVDFEAVELDAPAGATLLLYTDGLVESRLRDVWTGIEQLRERLATTAGLTGPDHSPPLEALCDDVLDMLGPGDRDDDIALLAARFDGIAPSDVAYWFLDPEEQAPGRARRLVRRALERWGLDDLSDSVELLVSEVVTNAVRYAERPVTLRLLRTDVLRCEVGDDSPQLPRQRRARDTDEGGRGLFLVNRLARRWGATRLSTGKVVWFEIAAPQR
- a CDS encoding catalase, with protein sequence MSEASKKAPYTTTNTGIPVESDEHSLTVGPDGPILLQDHYNIEKMAQFNRERVPERVVHAKGAGAYGTFEVTNDVSQFTKADLFQPGKRTEMLARFSTVAGELGSPDTWRDPRGFALKFYTEQGNYDMVGNNTPVFFVRDTIKFQDFIRSQKRHPATGLRSNDMQWDFWTLSPESAHQVTWLMGDRGIPKSFRHMNGYSSHTYMWVNAGGERFWVKYHFKTDQGIDYLTQSDADAMAGSDADHHRRDLYESIENGNAPTWSLKVQVMPFEDAPGYRFNPFDLTKVWPHADYPLIDVGRMTLNKNPDNFFIHIEQAAFEPSNMVPGIGPSPDKMLLGRLFSYPDTHRYRIGPNYAQLPPNRPHSPVNSYSKDGPMRYVASNAAMPYAPNSYGGPAADTERFGDPAGWETSGEMVREAYKLHREDDDWGQAGTMVRKVLDDAARARLVDNVSGHLLQGVSAPVLDRAIQYWRNIDKDTGDRIAAKAKPNG
- a CDS encoding transglycosylase domain-containing protein, whose translation is MGRADERRARQRGARRAKTSKGGGIRRLFTWKKMLGTFFGLCLLAMGAFFALYLYVDVPTANADADLQSNVYKLSNGKVLARTGKVNREKVPIADVPLDVQHTFVAAENKTFYKDHGVDFKGTARGLYSTLRGRKQGGSTITQQYVKNYYLTSDQTVTRKLNELVISLKLDQKQSKDQILEGYINTAYFGRQAFGIQAASQAYYGIDAKKLNVSQGAYLASLLQAPSQYDWSSATPEGQRLVKNRWAYTLNNMAEMNWISQSDRAAQKFPYPQKPKPEAGLQGQTGYLVKAAKQELMAQGIDEADIDAGGWTVTLNIDPKKQAALEKTLKQQLTDKLTPKTRPVDADLQAGAVSVDPHTGRILAMYGGKDYYKHEYSNAKRTDYQPASTFKPLILAAAIESGAKTQDGKLITADTYYDGTSKRPVVDANGNKVGFAPPNEDNVSYGSVKVQKAMNDSVNSVFAQMGEDVGLDKIRKLGLDLGMSSMKSAQAVPAMTLGSYGASPMEMAGIYATFDNHGKKVTPTIVKSATNARHAPVAPQKAIGDQVVSRQTADAVTSVLTGVVQNGTGTAVRNKEQKVAGKTGTSDNNKSAWFTGYTPNLVTSVGLFGEASKKHTVDGKTILKGAQVTMSGAAGSPTGRINGAGFPAQIWAAYTFGLDMTPSKFDLDTDQGAAVAPTEIPSATSSPSPTISPSNSPSKSPSDSPDPDPSDTGKGTANGGGANAGTGTANGGGANAGTGTANGGGTNAGTGTANGGGTNAGTGTANGGGANAGTGTANGGGTDAGTGTANGGGGTDTGVGGNDDQNLQ